A stretch of the Asticcacaulis sp. ZE23SCel15 genome encodes the following:
- a CDS encoding helix-turn-helix domain-containing protein, whose product MATDIDLHLGKRLRRRRRLLGLTQQQLALAVGIRFQQIQKYECGANRISAARLFQLAKALETPINYFYDGLSDDRTEVAAVQNEGIEVFSRKETLDLIQAYYRLSERPRRRLLDLAKSLNGENDQAA is encoded by the coding sequence ATGGCTACTGATATCGATCTGCACCTCGGCAAACGTTTGCGCCGCCGCCGCCGCCTGCTCGGCCTGACCCAGCAGCAACTGGCCCTGGCCGTTGGCATCCGCTTTCAGCAAATCCAGAAATATGAATGTGGTGCCAACCGCATTTCCGCCGCCCGCCTGTTCCAATTGGCCAAGGCGCTGGAAACCCCGATCAACTACTTCTACGACGGCCTGTCGGATGACCGTACCGAAGTCGCGGCCGTTCAGAACGAAGGCATTGAAGTGTTTTCGCGCAAAGAAACCCTCGACCTCATTCAGGCCTATTACCGCCTGTCGGAGCGTCCGCGCCGTCGTCTGCTTGATCTCGCCAAATCGCTTAACGGCGAAAACGATCAGGCGGCTTAA
- a CDS encoding SulP family inorganic anion transporter: MLNIDTLKREWLSNPRRDLLSGTVVALALIPEAIAFSIIAGVDPAVGLYASFVIAVTISIVGGRPAMISAATGAMSLLMVTLVKDHGLEYLFAASILTGVFQIVIGALKLGSLIRFVSRSVMTGFVNALAILIFMAQLPELTGVNWQTYALVAAGLGIIYGFPYITKAVPSPLVAILTLTGVVVWAGIDVRTVGDMGQMPTAFPGFHLPSVPLTWETLAIIAPISATLAFVGLLESLLTANIVDDMTDTPSDKDREARGQGIANILSPLFGGMAGCAMIGQSVINVKSGGRGRLSTLWAGLFLLFLILVLQQWVAMIPMAVLVAVMIMVSVGTFDWNSIRRLGTTPKQSSAVMIVTTLAVVLTHDLSKGVILGVIMSAIFFALKVSKLVAVERVDSGDNDIHIYRVQGQIFFVSADLLTAGFEFHGHSKSVTIDLTHARIWDITAVDAIDKIVFRYRRHGAEVNVIGMSEACSTLVGKVGQFDKTHLPSGTGH, from the coding sequence ATGCTTAATATCGACACGCTCAAACGCGAGTGGCTGTCCAATCCGCGCCGCGATCTTTTGTCCGGCACGGTGGTCGCCTTGGCGCTTATCCCCGAAGCCATTGCCTTTTCGATTATCGCCGGGGTTGATCCTGCGGTCGGGCTCTATGCGTCGTTTGTCATTGCGGTGACGATCTCCATCGTCGGCGGGCGGCCGGCCATGATCTCAGCCGCCACCGGCGCCATGTCGCTATTGATGGTGACGCTGGTTAAGGATCATGGGCTGGAATATCTGTTTGCCGCCTCGATCCTGACCGGGGTGTTTCAGATCGTGATTGGCGCACTTAAGCTGGGGTCGCTGATCCGGTTTGTGTCGCGCTCTGTCATGACCGGCTTTGTCAATGCGCTGGCCATCCTGATCTTCATGGCGCAGTTGCCGGAACTGACCGGTGTGAACTGGCAAACCTATGCGCTGGTGGCCGCCGGTTTAGGAATCATCTATGGCTTTCCCTATATCACCAAGGCCGTGCCGTCGCCGTTGGTGGCTATACTGACCTTAACCGGCGTCGTGGTCTGGGCGGGCATTGATGTGCGCACGGTTGGCGATATGGGGCAGATGCCGACGGCCTTTCCGGGCTTTCATCTGCCCAGCGTGCCGCTGACGTGGGAGACGCTTGCGATCATCGCGCCAATTTCCGCGACGCTGGCCTTTGTCGGTCTTCTGGAGTCGCTGCTGACCGCCAATATCGTCGATGACATGACCGATACCCCGTCCGACAAAGACCGCGAAGCGCGCGGGCAGGGCATTGCCAACATCTTATCGCCGCTGTTTGGCGGCATGGCCGGGTGCGCCATGATCGGCCAGAGCGTGATCAATGTGAAATCAGGCGGGCGCGGGCGGCTATCGACCCTGTGGGCCGGTCTGTTCCTGCTGTTTCTGATCCTGGTGCTGCAACAATGGGTGGCCATGATCCCGATGGCGGTGCTGGTGGCGGTCATGATCATGGTGTCGGTCGGGACCTTTGACTGGAACTCGATCCGCCGTCTGGGCACGACTCCTAAGCAATCGAGCGCGGTGATGATCGTCACCACCTTAGCGGTGGTGCTGACCCACGACCTGTCGAAAGGGGTGATTTTGGGCGTGATCATGAGCGCGATATTTTTCGCGCTTAAGGTCTCAAAACTGGTGGCGGTTGAGCGTGTGGATAGCGGGGACAACGATATCCACATCTATAGGGTGCAGGGGCAGATATTCTTTGTGTCCGCCGACCTGCTGACCGCCGGATTTGAGTTCCACGGCCACTCCAAAAGCGTCACAATCGACCTGACCCATGCCCGCATCTGGGACATTACGGCGGTCGATGCGATCGATAAGATCGTGTTCCGCTATCGCCGTCATGGCGCTGAGGTCAATGTCATCGGCATGTCCGAAGCCTGTTCGACCCTTGTTGGAAAGGTCGGGCAGTTCGATAAGACGCACCTCCCGTCCGGTACGGGGCATTAA